Genomic DNA from Hordeum vulgare subsp. vulgare chromosome 2H, MorexV3_pseudomolecules_assembly, whole genome shotgun sequence:
cttcttcaccTGAAGGAAAGAAGCGATTCGCTCTGGAATATTTGCGACAaggatttttttttttaaaattatttgaatTGCTTATCATATGTGTCAGAGGAAAAGTTTGGGGAAGTCGACTTCTGCAATATACTCTAGAAAAATACTGTAATTCCTTTTACCATCCACTCGAAAAACAATTCCTTTTATTTTTACCAGAAGAAAGCCTCGTATTCTCCCGAAGCCGCACATAACCAGGCCGCGTCACACGGCCGTCTTCCCCGTTCTCCCCCCGccgctcccccctctctccccgccGTCGCCGGCCCGCCCCCGCGGCGCAAGGCGGTGACCCTGCAGGACGATCGGAGCCGCGTCGCTCTTCCGCCTCCTCCACCCTCCCCGGCGGCGAGCAGACCGAGAGGCGGAGGCCTCCCCCGGCATCGCCCGCCATGTTGCGCCGGTACGGGCACCGACCTAGGTTTCCGCCCCGCCGAATTAGGGTTTCCGCGCCTAATGCCCGGCTCTCTCTGCTCTCGCAGGTGCGTGCGGGATCTGTACCCGCTGCGGTCCCTCCGGAGGATCCCCAGGCCGATCTCCGGCGAGGTAATTAAGCGTCCCCGCTATGTTTCATGGCTCGATGCACGTTAGGACGGTCTCCGGTGGTTTCAGTTGGTAGAATAGCTTCGCTCTGGCAGGCGTGTGTTGGGTTTGAGAATTCGGTTGCGCGTGAGAGCTTACCAGGGGCGGTTTTGGATTGGTGGATTCGTTGATTAAGCTGTCGATGGAGGGATTGTGTTACGGTGTTCCTGTTTGATTAGTTTGGGAATGCTGCTCGTCCTGTCATATGTTTTTAATTAACATCGCCCGTTTGCGTTCCTCTGTTTAATTAACTATAATGACTCTCTGTATTCGGAGCACACTGCTGTGTCATGTGAACCGGTCTACTTGTTGAGCTTTTGTAGGCCCTTAGGATGATGTCGAGGACCCTAAGTGAACAATTTGTTTACTTGCATTGGCGAAAGCACTAGGAAAATGTGGTTAAACCAAGGAATAGAGTGTTTTGATTCTTCATTGGTATTTACAGGCTTGATTGATTAGGGGGATTTTTTTTTGTTCGATAAAATTGCAGAAGGTACTATTGAACTGAGTAAATATCTGGTTTCCGCGCAAATCTGTCACATACACATTTGTATGTAGTGGTACATATAGCAATGTTTGGAACTGAATAGGAGTTGACATTACCCTAATTGGTAATAAAAGAATCCAATTAGATTGGGCTCACATTATGACCTGAATCATGTTATCTGTACTTATTTTGCTAAGTAtgctgtttgttttatttttcatatgGAACACTGATTACTCGCCAACCTTTGATGAATGCTTCTGGAAGAAAATCGGATCACACCTTCTTGTGCTATTTTGTAGTGTTACATTGTTACTTATTCATTAGTAATATTGTCAGTACTTGATTGGACCtgtcaaaaatcatttctaggtcttTTTCTTTCATGTGCTCCCTACGTATGCTTACATAAATGCAGTGACTTTCCACGTGCAATGAATGCACAAAATTTTGGTTTTAAGGTTTGTAATGCTTTTGCAACCGTATTTTCTCATTGAGCCCATTCCTTAGCTTTGGAAGTTTGCACAATAATTGGGAGTATCCTTGCAAATTTCTCTGTCTATTGCCGGTTGGCCTGAACTGCATGAAAATGACAGAATAACCTATTTATCAGGCCCAAAGTCCAACATTCCTGCAATCCAGAAGAAACTCAACAAAAGCACCCCAACAGGGTTCAGCACAGAAATCTGTCCCTGGACCTAAAGAAGAACCTTCTCAGTCTGGAAGCAAGTTTCCAAAGTTTGTGCTTGGAACTCTGGTTGTTGGTGCTGCTGGTATGGCTGCTTATCAAGCTGGCTACATAGACCTTCCGTTTATGGATGAAAAATTGCCTTCGACCATCAGGGAGCAAAATTTCACAAAGATGTATGAAAATATGAAGTCCCCTTTTGAACAAAAGGTTGATCAGAAACAAACCATGTTGGATCCAAGCAATGGCATTGTTCAGGATAAACCTAAGGACCTTCCAGCTGAAGGGATTCCAACTGCTGGCGAGCAGCCTACTCCTGCAgaagaaaaagaaacagaaactGTCACCCAGGGAACACTGCCAGTTCAAGATGAGCGTGGAGCTGATACTAAACTGCCGTCTCAAGATACTCTCTCTTTTGACATAAAGCCCACTGTTGTAAATGATGGGGCAGCCGGTGAAGTTCCTCCTGGACAAGCTGACAAGATAAGTAGCACAGTTTCTCCAGTAGAATCAAGCCCAACAACGGCTGAAGTACAAAAGGTTTGAGTTAGTCCTGAACTTTTTTTTATATAACCACCGATTTATCATCATTTGCATGTTgattggtactccctccgtcccaaaataagcgtctcaactttgtactagctctaatacaaagttgtactaagcttgagacacttattttgggacggagggagtatatcaaaGTACTTCTATTTTCTCATTCCAAATTGGTAATTCGATGGATTCTATAGGCTTTCCAAGGATTAATGTGTTGCTTTCAGTTTTTGTAGATTATACACTGTAGAGGTTTATGATTTACGCAGAAGAAATATCTATAAATGGAGATCTGAATGAAATCCTCCAGTAATCTAGTCTAGCTTAGAAAAGCATGATTAGTCATGCACCTGTCACAGCTTGTTGTTTAACAGTACTATCATCTACTACCTCCTTTCCAGATTATAAGGCTTGCACGTATCCCTAGATTTATAATTTGATCAAGTTAAAATGAGATGTATAgtctaaaaattataccattagaAAGTAGACGATTTGAAGTTTCTAATGACATATTTTTTGTGATATATAACTTGTATTACGATGGTCTATTTATCAACCTAGGGATATGCGCAAGCCTTATAAACCCGAAAGGAGGTAGTATGTATGTTTGTGACTTCTGAATTTTTATTCGATTGGAATTTTTTAACATGTAGAGCTGGCGCTCTTGAGCAATTTTGAGTTGATAGTATATTGACCTTGAGTTTTATCACTGTGAAGTTTTAGAACCACTAGATAGTAAGTTACTTCATAGTAACACACCACTAGTTGTTCCATGTAGCATAACCTGACTAACCTTTTCTTttatgtcttgtcttgcttctgtaTTTTTTATGATGCTGTTTCTAAGTATATCGAATAAGGACGCTGGTAGGATCGTCTAATTGAATAAATCTTTATCTGTAGGATCCATTAGGTGCTGATGTAGGTGAACAGAAATCTCTTGCTGAGACATATTTACTACAAGTGGAACATGATATTCCTAAAGACGAGGTATGTATTTCCACCTTTAAaaactccacaataccaacaTTGGAGAAAGACTTTCTATTGATAGAGAGGCTGCTACAAATAAGTTGATGGCACTTAATTTTCATATTTCAATGTTTACTTATCTGTTTATGTTGTTAAACAGAGTGCTAAGGAGACTAGAAGTGATGGCGTTGTTGgtgtaaaagcttatgatgatggGAAACTTATGCTGGATATTATAGATGCTATTCATGCCGCTGAAAAAAAGCAGGCCGATACAGATGCTTACATGTATTCTGAAGAGAAAAGGAAGTTGAAGGTTTGTTATCCATTTGCATGTTATGTTTCTGCTTAGCCATGGTCGTTGCTTTGCTCCAAGGATTAACAGTAGCATAGCATGTCTTCATGTATTTTTGTACAGTATTCTTTTCCTCCTTCGGTTGAGCTGTTTTAGTTCTCATGGACATCCAGCACTTCCAGAGCAGCTGCAGTTCTGCTAAATTAGTTCATGTCTTTTATTGATAATGACAATAGTCATTGAACCTTTTGATCATATATATACTCCACCATTAGAAAATATGAACATATTGTTCCACAACAGTATAAGGCTTGCATGCAAATTTAATGACATTTTCTTCCTTTTGCCCTAGTTTATTTCCCCCCTTTCTTCACATTTATAACTAAACACCGATATTAATTTGTCTCTCCCTTATTCCCAAGACATTAATACCATG
This window encodes:
- the LOC123428225 gene encoding uncharacterized protein LOC123428225 isoform X1, producing the protein MLRRCVRDLYPLRSLRRIPRPISGEAQSPTFLQSRRNSTKAPQQGSAQKSVPGPKEEPSQSGSKFPKFVLGTLVVGAAGMAAYQAGYIDLPFMDEKLPSTIREQNFTKMYENMKSPFEQKVDQKQTMLDPSNGIVQDKPKDLPAEGIPTAGEQPTPAEEKETETVTQGTLPVQDERGADTKLPSQDTLSFDIKPTVVNDGAAGEVPPGQADKISSTVSPVESSPTTAEVQKDPLGADVGEQKSLAETYLLQVEHDIPKDESAKETRSDGVVGVKAYDDGKLMLDIIDAIHAAEKKQADTDAYMYSEEKRKLKERYEKELKDTRARELMYAEEAAILDKELKKEKIKAAAAVKELQEKTEQKLVDELQRKDEEASQQVEKVQELAKAELAAALAKEKASQIEQIAEADINIDALCMAFYARSEEARQSHSVHKLALGTLAFEEALSSGSPIRTEVDQLRKSLEGIDKDSLLDLALSSLPEDVLDHGSDTRMELKQKFNSLKETIRHFSLIPPGGGGMLTHAVARAASKIKVKEDQSGDGVEALISRVEDLIVGGDLSAAADALTGGLLGTAAEEAATEWVKQARKRAIAEQTLTLLHSYASSITFS